Proteins from a single region of Pseudodesulfovibrio portus:
- a CDS encoding metal ABC transporter solute-binding protein, Zn/Mn family produces MRKLILILAVLMFVSPALAEGLNVTVSIAPLKYFVEQIGGGRVHAEIMVPPGASPATYEPRPRQMVQLEKSALFFAVGVPFERAWLPRMQSANPDITVIETQAGIELRPMAAHHHHGDEEEHHGETEERHDNDGPLDPHIWNAPSLCARMAGTILAGLVKADSAGEAEYRANYDKLITRIHEVDARIRTLLTGLSGSSFMVYHPSWGYFARDYGLVQVPVELEGKEPGPGELAEVIDLAKKENIRAIFTQPQFSGKSAATVARAISGKVVTADPLAEDWDENLIGVAARMAEAMR; encoded by the coding sequence ATGCGAAAACTGATTCTGATTCTCGCTGTCCTGATGTTCGTCTCCCCGGCCCTGGCCGAAGGGCTGAACGTCACCGTGTCCATCGCCCCGCTCAAGTATTTTGTCGAACAGATCGGCGGAGGCAGGGTCCACGCCGAGATCATGGTGCCGCCGGGAGCGAGCCCGGCCACGTACGAGCCCCGCCCGCGCCAGATGGTGCAGCTGGAAAAATCCGCACTCTTCTTTGCCGTCGGCGTCCCGTTCGAGCGCGCCTGGTTGCCGCGCATGCAGAGCGCCAACCCCGACATCACCGTGATCGAGACCCAGGCGGGCATCGAGCTGCGCCCCATGGCCGCCCACCATCACCACGGGGACGAGGAAGAGCATCACGGGGAAACGGAAGAACGACACGACAACGACGGCCCCCTCGACCCGCACATCTGGAACGCCCCGAGCCTGTGCGCCAGGATGGCCGGGACAATCCTGGCGGGCCTGGTCAAGGCCGACTCCGCCGGAGAAGCGGAATACCGGGCCAATTACGACAAGTTGATCACCCGCATACACGAGGTGGACGCCCGCATCCGGACGCTGCTCACGGGCCTTTCCGGGTCCAGCTTCATGGTCTACCACCCGTCCTGGGGCTACTTTGCCCGCGACTACGGGCTGGTCCAGGTGCCCGTTGAGCTGGAAGGCAAGGAGCCCGGCCCCGGAGAGTTGGCCGAGGTCATCGACCTGGCCAAAAAGGAAAACATCCGGGCCATCTTCACCCAGCCGCAGTTCTCGGGAAAATCCGCCGCCACCGTGGCCCGGGCCATAAGCGGCAAGGTCGTGACCGCCGACCCCCTGGCCGAAGACTGGGACGAGAACCTGATCGGCGTCGCCGCCCGGATGGCCGAGGCCATGAGATAA
- a CDS encoding MarR family winged helix-turn-helix transcriptional regulator encodes MNTWKSPLGGSRAGVPAEVLEASELFAEVFRLQASVVAAMEEMARDSGLTGARWQVLCALADGPVTVASAARALGLARQSVQRTADGLAESGFVEYRDNPDHVRARLAHLTEQGRVAVEKLRADQARWLERVGRDLPPANLRIAKGVVRGLINRVVGLT; translated from the coding sequence ATGAATACTTGGAAATCTCCGCTGGGCGGGTCGCGGGCCGGGGTGCCCGCCGAGGTTTTGGAAGCGTCCGAACTCTTTGCCGAGGTCTTTCGGCTTCAGGCTTCGGTGGTGGCGGCCATGGAGGAAATGGCCCGAGATTCCGGGCTGACCGGAGCGCGCTGGCAGGTGCTGTGCGCCCTTGCCGACGGGCCGGTTACGGTGGCCTCTGCCGCCCGCGCCCTGGGGCTTGCGCGTCAGTCGGTGCAGCGCACTGCGGACGGCCTGGCCGAGTCCGGGTTTGTCGAGTATCGGGACAACCCGGACCATGTTCGGGCGCGATTGGCGCATCTCACCGAGCAGGGGCGGGTTGCGGTGGAAAAGTTGCGGGCCGATCAGGCCAGGTGGCTTGAGAGGGTCGGCAGGGACCTGCCCCCGGCCAATCTCCGAATTGCAAAAGGGGTCGTGCGTGGCCTTATCAACCGCGTCGTCGGCTTAACATAG
- a CDS encoding ATP-binding protein: protein MIYAVASGKGGTGKTTTCSSLAAVWDRPVTLVDLDVEEPNLHLFLKPDLSDIEKAYIEVPEADEDKCTSCGLCRDICQFKAITVMAGTLLVFPEMCHGCGGCLAVCPEGALSPGKRELGEICRGTADGHAFVMGRLRVGEAMSPPLMRRIRKEFPELGKGGDILIDAPPGVSCPAIAAVTDADCIVLVTEPTPFGFHDFKLAWEAFKPLNKPMGAVINRADLGDTAVLEFCKANRIPVWAEIPYSREIAEAYSRGEVVSKAIAPLKETFADLRGNMRAAAEKEVANA from the coding sequence GTGATCTACGCCGTTGCCAGCGGCAAGGGGGGCACGGGCAAGACAACCACGTGTTCGTCGCTTGCCGCCGTTTGGGACAGGCCGGTCACCCTGGTCGACCTGGATGTGGAGGAGCCCAACCTGCACCTTTTTCTCAAGCCCGATCTGAGCGACATCGAGAAGGCGTACATAGAGGTGCCCGAGGCGGACGAGGACAAGTGCACGTCTTGCGGGCTGTGCCGGGACATATGCCAGTTCAAGGCCATCACGGTCATGGCCGGGACCCTGCTGGTGTTTCCGGAGATGTGCCACGGCTGCGGCGGCTGCCTGGCGGTCTGCCCCGAGGGCGCGCTGTCTCCGGGCAAACGCGAGCTGGGCGAGATATGCCGGGGAACGGCGGACGGGCACGCCTTTGTCATGGGGCGGTTGCGCGTGGGCGAGGCCATGAGCCCGCCGCTCATGCGCCGCATCAGGAAGGAGTTCCCGGAGCTGGGCAAGGGGGGCGACATTCTCATCGACGCTCCCCCCGGCGTCAGCTGCCCGGCCATTGCCGCAGTCACGGACGCGGACTGCATCGTGCTCGTCACCGAGCCCACGCCGTTCGGGTTCCATGATTTCAAGCTCGCCTGGGAGGCGTTCAAGCCCCTGAACAAACCCATGGGCGCGGTCATCAACCGGGCCGACCTGGGCGACACGGCGGTCCTTGAATTCTGCAAGGCCAACCGCATCCCGGTCTGGGCGGAGATTCCCTATTCCCGGGAGATTGCCGAAGCGTATTCCAGGGGTGAAGTGGTCTCCAAGGCCATTGCCCCGCTCAAGGAGACCTTTGCCGACTTGCGCGGGAACATGCGGGCCGCCGCCGAGAAGGAGGTGGCCAATGCATGA
- a CDS encoding DUF362 domain-containing protein, which produces MASRVFFWNLRASSKAPFDKRMRSLLKACKADQQITEGDLAAVKLHFGEQGTTGFLRPLWVKPVIDFILEAGGKPFLTDASTLYVGQRGEAVSHALCAARHGWDPLILNAPTVIADGLRGEFETAVHVGCKHLDEVYIAGAIAEADFFVSLNHFKGHELAGYGGALKNIGMGSASKKGKMQQHFSTGPIIREDMCEGCEACVRACKVGALSINEDTGKIALNAERCVGCGGCFVACRHGGLEVDWKVGVQDFLERMMEYAKGVLDTKRTPGLHVNFVMDVVPDCDCVGFTDAPICPDIGVLASFDPVAVDQASMDLVSNAPALYPSQLPFGITPGQNKFSAIHQHVSVDFGLGYAEQIGLGTREYELIKM; this is translated from the coding sequence ATGGCGTCGAGAGTATTTTTCTGGAATCTGCGGGCGTCGAGCAAGGCCCCGTTTGACAAGAGGATGCGCAGCCTGCTCAAGGCGTGCAAGGCGGATCAGCAGATTACCGAGGGCGACCTGGCGGCCGTGAAGCTCCACTTCGGCGAGCAGGGCACCACCGGGTTCCTGCGGCCCCTGTGGGTCAAGCCGGTCATCGACTTCATCCTGGAGGCCGGGGGCAAGCCGTTCCTGACCGACGCCTCCACCCTGTACGTGGGCCAGCGCGGCGAAGCGGTCTCCCATGCCCTGTGCGCCGCCCGCCACGGCTGGGACCCGCTCATCCTGAACGCGCCCACGGTCATCGCCGACGGGTTGCGCGGCGAGTTCGAGACCGCCGTGCATGTGGGCTGCAAGCACCTGGACGAGGTCTATATCGCCGGGGCCATCGCCGAGGCGGATTTCTTCGTCTCCCTGAACCATTTCAAGGGCCACGAGCTGGCCGGATACGGCGGGGCGCTCAAGAACATCGGCATGGGCTCGGCCTCCAAGAAAGGCAAGATGCAGCAGCATTTTTCCACGGGTCCCATTATCCGGGAGGATATGTGCGAAGGGTGCGAGGCGTGCGTCCGGGCCTGCAAGGTCGGCGCGCTCTCCATCAACGAGGACACCGGCAAGATCGCGCTCAATGCGGAACGGTGCGTGGGCTGCGGCGGCTGTTTCGTGGCCTGCCGCCACGGCGGGCTGGAAGTGGACTGGAAGGTGGGCGTGCAGGATTTCCTGGAGCGGATGATGGAATACGCCAAGGGCGTGCTCGATACCAAACGCACCCCCGGCCTGCATGTCAATTTCGTCATGGACGTGGTCCCGGACTGCGACTGCGTGGGCTTCACCGACGCGCCCATCTGCCCGGACATCGGCGTGCTCGCCAGCTTCGACCCCGTGGCCGTGGACCAGGCGTCCATGGACCTGGTCAGCAACGCCCCGGCCCTGTACCCGAGCCAGCTGCCATTTGGCATCACCCCCGGCCAGAACAAGTTCTCGGCCATTCACCAGCACGTGTCCGTGGACTTCGGCCTTGGATACGCCGAACAAATCGGCCTCGGCACCCGCGAATACGAACTGATCAAGATGTAG
- a CDS encoding deoxyribonuclease IV gives MFLGAHMSIAGGLHMAFDRIRQVGGTALQIFTRNQRQWKIPALTGYDVELFGVAREQWGNYPIAAHDSYLINLASDQEEQEKRSLLSFAEELKRIEVLNIPYLVTHPGSHLGRGVDAGVARYAANLDRAIERSGTETGMVLLETTAGQGTNLGSTFEELAAIIAASRHPERLGVCYDTCHTFAAGYDIRTPEAYAATFDAFDRTVGLDRLKFFHLNDSKTDFDSRRDRHEHIGKGAIGLDGFRNLMRDPRFKDVPKTLETPKDKDLEDDIRNLSILRELAK, from the coding sequence ATGTTCCTTGGTGCGCACATGTCCATTGCCGGGGGCCTGCACATGGCCTTCGACCGTATCCGCCAGGTGGGCGGCACGGCCCTGCAGATATTCACCCGCAACCAGCGGCAGTGGAAGATTCCGGCGCTGACCGGATACGACGTGGAACTCTTCGGCGTCGCCCGGGAGCAATGGGGAAACTACCCGATTGCCGCCCACGATTCCTATCTGATCAATCTGGCCTCCGATCAGGAAGAGCAGGAAAAGCGCTCCCTCCTCTCCTTTGCCGAGGAACTCAAGCGCATCGAGGTGCTCAACATCCCCTACCTGGTCACCCATCCCGGTTCGCATCTGGGCCGGGGCGTGGACGCGGGCGTTGCGCGCTATGCCGCCAACCTGGACCGGGCCATCGAGCGGTCCGGTACGGAAACGGGCATGGTCCTGCTCGAGACCACGGCCGGTCAGGGCACCAACCTCGGCTCCACCTTCGAGGAGTTGGCGGCCATCATCGCGGCGTCGCGCCACCCCGAGCGTCTGGGCGTGTGCTACGACACCTGCCACACCTTTGCCGCCGGATACGACATCCGCACGCCCGAGGCCTACGCCGCCACCTTCGACGCCTTTGACCGCACCGTCGGGCTCGACCGGCTCAAGTTCTTTCACCTCAACGACTCCAAGACCGATTTCGATTCCCGCCGCGACCGCCACGAGCACATCGGCAAGGGGGCCATCGGCCTGGACGGCTTCCGCAACCTCATGCGGGACCCCCGGTTCAAGGACGTTCCCAAGACCCTGGAAACCCCCAAGGACAAGGATCTCGAAGACGATATCCGCAATCTCTCCATCTTGCGCGAACTGGCAAAATAG
- a CDS encoding helix-turn-helix domain-containing protein: MKDQVLKAMKDAGKPVRPGDVAKILGADSKEVSKAIKDLRQDGAVVSPKRCFYEPA; the protein is encoded by the coding sequence ATGAAAGACCAAGTACTCAAAGCCATGAAGGATGCCGGCAAGCCTGTCCGTCCCGGCGATGTGGCCAAGATCCTCGGCGCGGACAGCAAGGAAGTTTCCAAGGCCATCAAGGACCTTCGCCAGGACGGCGCAGTCGTGTCCCCCAAGCGGTGCTTTTACGAGCCCGCATGA
- the zupT gene encoding zinc transporter ZupT: protein MDTQTVLFAFGLTLFAGLSTGVGSAIAFFARQTNTKFLSLALGFSAGVMIYVSFVEIMVKARDALTAELGDVMGAWVTALSFFGGIAFIALIDTFVPSYENPHEMHSIEEMEEGYELPKDETHNFDKLRRTGIFAAIAIAIHNFPEGLATFTAALTDPALGLAIAVAIAIHNIPEGIAVSIPLFYATGDRRKAFLYSFLSGLSEPVGALIGYLVFMPFFTPTMFGILFAGVAGIMVFISFDELLPAAEEYGEHHLSIYGLISGMAVMAVSLLLFL from the coding sequence ATGGACACCCAAACCGTGCTTTTCGCCTTCGGGTTGACCCTGTTTGCCGGACTCTCCACCGGCGTCGGGTCGGCCATCGCCTTTTTCGCCCGGCAGACCAACACGAAATTCCTCTCACTGGCCCTCGGTTTTTCCGCCGGGGTCATGATCTACGTCTCTTTTGTCGAGATCATGGTCAAGGCCCGCGACGCACTGACTGCGGAACTCGGCGACGTCATGGGTGCCTGGGTGACGGCGCTCTCCTTTTTCGGCGGCATCGCCTTCATCGCGCTCATCGACACCTTTGTGCCGAGCTACGAGAACCCGCACGAGATGCACTCCATCGAGGAGATGGAAGAGGGTTACGAGCTGCCCAAGGACGAGACCCACAATTTCGACAAACTCAGGCGCACCGGCATCTTCGCGGCCATCGCCATCGCCATCCACAACTTCCCGGAGGGGTTGGCCACCTTCACCGCCGCCCTGACCGACCCCGCCCTGGGCCTGGCCATCGCGGTGGCCATCGCCATCCACAACATCCCCGAGGGCATTGCGGTTTCCATCCCGCTCTTCTACGCCACCGGGGACCGCAGGAAGGCCTTCCTCTACTCCTTCCTGTCCGGCCTGTCCGAACCCGTGGGCGCGCTCATCGGCTACCTGGTCTTCATGCCGTTCTTCACCCCGACCATGTTCGGCATCCTCTTTGCCGGCGTGGCGGGCATCATGGTCTTCATATCCTTTGACGAACTGCTCCCGGCGGCCGAGGAATACGGCGAACACCACCTGTCCATATACGGCCTCATCTCGGGAATGGCGGTGATGGCCGTATCTCTGCTGTTGTTCCTGTAA
- a CDS encoding aminotransferase class IV, which produces MIHYHNNGYTLEPVRLEPTAPAFRYGAGFFETIYYNGSEVRHLDRHLDRIFHSLRAFDVEYETVDFEEVIGQVLNRNGLVGQTARVTVFYPMEDAGASPVITAAPHDPKPYKAYRLCVCEDRHISTLSAHKTTNYMFFHLALRRATSRGFDDAALFDLDDNLLEATTGALVLKKEGTFVTVDSPHILPSTTLELARKEFDILPVRLPLEDLPSFRHAYILNSVIGMRPIVAIGETAFIPDDETCSVVMEKVLG; this is translated from the coding sequence ATGATCCACTACCACAACAACGGATACACCCTGGAACCGGTCCGGCTGGAGCCGACCGCCCCGGCCTTCCGCTACGGCGCGGGCTTCTTCGAGACCATCTACTACAACGGCAGCGAGGTCCGCCACCTGGACCGCCACCTGGACCGCATTTTCCATTCGTTGCGGGCCTTTGACGTGGAATACGAGACCGTGGACTTCGAAGAGGTCATCGGCCAGGTGCTCAACCGCAACGGCCTGGTCGGCCAGACCGCGCGGGTCACCGTCTTCTATCCCATGGAGGATGCCGGGGCCTCGCCGGTCATCACCGCCGCTCCCCACGACCCCAAGCCGTACAAGGCCTACCGCCTCTGCGTCTGCGAGGACCGCCACATCTCCACGCTGAGCGCCCACAAGACCACCAACTACATGTTCTTCCACCTGGCCCTGCGCCGCGCCACATCGCGCGGCTTTGACGACGCCGCCCTGTTCGACCTCGACGACAACCTCCTCGAGGCCACCACCGGCGCTCTGGTGCTCAAAAAAGAAGGCACCTTCGTCACCGTGGACTCCCCGCACATACTCCCGTCCACCACCCTGGAACTGGCCAGAAAGGAATTCGACATCCTGCCCGTGCGCCTCCCCCTGGAAGACCTGCCCTCATTTCGCCACGCGTACATACTCAATTCCGTCATCGGCATGCGGCCCATTGTGGCCATAGGCGAGACCGCCTTCATCCCCGACGACGAAACATGCTCGGTGGTGATGGAGAAAGTGCTGGGCTAG
- a CDS encoding HAD family hydrolase: protein MAKLDAVIFDFDGTLADVPLDFDLMKTRIAALGEVFLGERPVPDGKPALEWLEELVQRVMKLDEAEGKEFRSRGQLVITAMELDAARDGALFPFTRPALDTLGRKGVAAGVITRNITAAVKVVFPDIEECTRVFIPREDAPLVKPDPAHLFQALEKVGADPGRSLMVGDHPMDVETAKRAGALSAAVTSGRMRPEDFAHLRPDFVAPDVEALLIDLEKAGLL, encoded by the coding sequence TTGGCAAAACTCGACGCAGTGATATTCGATTTTGACGGGACGTTGGCCGATGTCCCGTTGGATTTCGACCTGATGAAGACCCGGATCGCGGCCCTTGGCGAGGTCTTTCTGGGCGAGCGGCCCGTTCCCGACGGCAAGCCGGCCCTGGAGTGGCTGGAGGAGCTGGTGCAGCGGGTCATGAAGCTGGACGAGGCCGAGGGCAAGGAATTCCGCTCCCGAGGCCAGCTGGTGATCACGGCCATGGAGCTGGACGCGGCCCGGGACGGCGCGCTGTTCCCTTTCACCCGCCCGGCCCTGGACACCCTCGGCAGAAAGGGCGTGGCCGCCGGGGTCATCACCCGCAACATCACCGCCGCCGTGAAGGTGGTGTTCCCGGATATCGAGGAATGCACCCGAGTGTTCATTCCCCGCGAGGACGCGCCCCTGGTCAAGCCGGACCCGGCGCACCTGTTCCAGGCGCTTGAAAAAGTCGGCGCCGACCCCGGACGCTCCCTGATGGTCGGCGACCATCCCATGGACGTGGAGACCGCCAAGCGGGCCGGGGCATTGTCTGCCGCCGTCACTTCCGGCCGGATGCGGCCCGAGGACTTCGCCCATCTCCGGCCCGACTTCGTGGCCCCGGATGTGGAGGCGCTCTTGATCGATCTGGAAAAGGCCGGGCTGCTTTAG
- a CDS encoding substrate-binding periplasmic protein — MREVVSTGPSWDSFTNRDGTGLYHEVLREVFSLYGISVRHEYMPTDRGDEMVRTGQGDMMTCDDRAQPPLVTGRYPMFTNDFHVFFKKSRIPDWTGPESLRDREVASQLGYYHDWDFPVPVRIREMPSGVKCLNMVLLGRSDFYVDDISFIENSIRLTDQVFDREEYAIRRAGSRSYFPLFNKTPRGKKVKQMYEAGMMILHKAGKLKPIFDKWGHKYPDFDSF, encoded by the coding sequence TTGCGTGAAGTCGTAAGCACAGGCCCCTCTTGGGATTCCTTCACCAACCGGGATGGAACCGGCCTGTACCATGAGGTTCTGCGCGAGGTCTTTTCCCTGTACGGCATATCCGTGCGCCATGAATACATGCCCACGGATCGCGGGGACGAGATGGTCAGGACCGGCCAAGGGGACATGATGACCTGTGACGACCGCGCCCAGCCCCCCCTGGTCACCGGACGCTACCCCATGTTCACCAACGATTTTCACGTGTTCTTCAAGAAATCCAGAATTCCCGACTGGACCGGACCGGAGAGCCTGCGCGACCGGGAAGTGGCGAGCCAGCTCGGGTATTACCATGATTGGGATTTCCCCGTGCCCGTTCGCATTCGCGAGATGCCTTCCGGGGTCAAGTGCCTGAACATGGTCCTGCTGGGGCGGTCCGATTTCTACGTGGACGACATCTCCTTCATAGAGAACTCCATCAGGCTGACCGACCAGGTTTTCGACCGGGAGGAATACGCCATCCGCCGGGCCGGCTCCCGTTCCTATTTCCCCCTGTTCAACAAGACTCCTCGGGGCAAAAAGGTCAAACAGATGTACGAAGCAGGCATGATGATCCTGCACAAGGCGGGCAAGCTCAAGCCCATCTTTGACAAATGGGGCCACAAGTACCCCGATTTCGACAGTTTCTGA
- a CDS encoding NifB/NifX family molybdenum-iron cluster-binding protein, which yields METLVAVPTAEPGGMDAPVDAHFGHCAMYTLVKIDDGEVKDVSSVPSCPHVQGGCMAPVNYLADLKVKALISGGMGMRPLMGFNQVGIQVYHGSGAPTVKAAVEAFMHDSLPVFTVEQTCGGGH from the coding sequence ATGGAGACTCTTGTTGCTGTTCCCACGGCTGAACCCGGTGGCATGGACGCCCCTGTGGATGCCCACTTCGGGCATTGCGCCATGTACACCCTGGTGAAAATCGACGACGGCGAGGTCAAGGACGTGTCCAGCGTGCCGAGCTGCCCGCATGTGCAGGGCGGCTGCATGGCCCCGGTCAACTACCTGGCCGACCTCAAGGTCAAGGCGCTCATTTCCGGCGGCATGGGCATGCGCCCGCTCATGGGTTTCAATCAGGTGGGCATCCAGGTCTACCACGGTTCCGGCGCGCCCACGGTCAAGGCAGCGGTCGAGGCGTTCATGCACGACTCCCTGCCGGTTTTCACCGTCGAGCAAACCTGCGGCGGCGGTCACTAG
- a CDS encoding RNA recognition motif domain-containing protein — MKSIYVGNIPFSASEDDLRDLFAAHGEVLSVKFIMDRETGRFRGFAFVEMEDAGALAAIEALDGNEMSGRNLKVNEAKPRAPRPRY; from the coding sequence ATGAAAAGCATTTATGTCGGTAACATTCCCTTCAGCGCATCCGAAGACGACCTGCGCGACCTGTTCGCCGCTCACGGCGAAGTCCTTTCCGTCAAGTTCATCATGGACCGGGAAACCGGTCGGTTCCGCGGCTTCGCTTTCGTGGAGATGGAAGACGCGGGCGCCCTGGCCGCCATCGAGGCCCTGGACGGGAACGAAATGAGCGGGCGGAACCTGAAGGTCAACGAAGCCAAGCCGCGCGCTCCCCGCCCCAGGTACTAA
- a CDS encoding ATP-binding protein, which translates to MHEIVIISGKGGAGKTSITGAFAQLAENGILCDLDVDAPDLHLLLDPEHRTEEEFWSGNEAVIDQDVCTGCGQCVELCRFDAISETDGRFTINPLQCEGCKVCVTLCPAEAIEFPQKHCGDWYVSSTRFGVMVHAQLYPGEENSGRLVTLLKQKARQMAEEQGLDLVLCDGAPGIGCPVISSMAGTDLAVVVTEPTPSGLHDLKRVAELCENFRTKVAVLVNKWDINPAMTEEIEEYCRSRGYVLVGRFPHDRAVVDAMLERKVITEYDSGPLAETLEEAWSDILNLLKTIQK; encoded by the coding sequence ATGCATGAGATAGTCATCATCAGCGGAAAGGGCGGTGCGGGCAAGACCTCCATTACCGGGGCGTTCGCCCAACTGGCGGAGAACGGCATCCTCTGCGACCTGGACGTGGACGCTCCGGACCTGCACCTGCTGCTCGACCCCGAGCACCGGACCGAGGAGGAGTTCTGGTCCGGCAACGAGGCGGTCATCGATCAGGATGTGTGTACCGGTTGCGGTCAATGTGTGGAACTGTGCCGGTTCGACGCCATCAGCGAAACCGACGGTCGTTTCACCATCAATCCCCTGCAGTGCGAAGGGTGCAAGGTCTGCGTGACCCTCTGTCCGGCCGAGGCCATCGAGTTCCCGCAAAAGCATTGCGGCGACTGGTATGTGTCCTCCACCCGGTTCGGGGTCATGGTCCACGCCCAGCTCTATCCGGGCGAGGAAAACTCCGGTCGGCTGGTCACGCTGCTCAAGCAGAAGGCCCGGCAGATGGCCGAGGAGCAGGGGCTGGACCTTGTCCTGTGCGACGGCGCGCCGGGCATCGGCTGCCCGGTGATCAGCTCCATGGCCGGGACCGACCTGGCCGTGGTGGTCACCGAGCCCACCCCGTCCGGCCTGCACGACCTCAAGCGCGTGGCCGAGCTGTGCGAAAACTTCCGCACCAAGGTCGCGGTGCTGGTCAACAAATGGGACATCAACCCGGCCATGACCGAGGAGATCGAGGAATACTGCCGGTCCAGGGGATACGTCCTGGTGGGCCGGTTCCCGCACGACCGGGCCGTGGTGGACGCCATGCTCGAGCGCAAGGTGATCACGGAATACGATTCCGGTCCCCTCGCCGAGACCCTCGAAGAGGCCTGGTCTGATATATTGAACTTGCTGAAAACAATACAGAAATAA
- a CDS encoding LysE family translocator, translated as MFGTHDLVLFILSGLLLNITPGQDVFYIVSKGASLGWRSGALAALGVAAGCFVHVFAAALGLSAILATSATAFTVVKYAGATYLVWVGFQMWRADKKDHGSGEYCLVSRRKVFTQGFLTNALNPKVALFFLAFLPQFVAHDAPSKPLAFLFLGIVFTVNGTFVNLTYAWTAARVSSMIGTGGKYTKWIKRAAGTLFVALGIRLALAEPVS; from the coding sequence ATGTTCGGCACCCACGACCTTGTCCTGTTCATCCTTTCCGGCCTGCTCTTGAACATCACGCCCGGCCAGGATGTGTTCTACATCGTGTCCAAGGGAGCGTCCCTGGGCTGGCGCAGCGGAGCCCTGGCCGCTCTGGGTGTGGCTGCGGGCTGCTTCGTGCACGTCTTTGCCGCCGCCCTCGGCCTGTCCGCCATCCTGGCCACCTCGGCCACGGCCTTCACGGTGGTCAAATACGCGGGCGCGACCTATCTGGTCTGGGTCGGATTCCAGATGTGGCGGGCCGACAAAAAAGATCACGGCAGCGGCGAATACTGCCTCGTTTCCCGGCGCAAGGTGTTCACGCAGGGGTTCCTGACCAACGCCCTGAATCCCAAGGTGGCCCTGTTCTTTCTCGCCTTCCTGCCCCAGTTCGTGGCTCACGACGCCCCGTCCAAACCCCTGGCCTTCCTGTTCCTGGGCATCGTCTTCACCGTCAACGGAACCTTCGTGAACCTGACCTACGCATGGACCGCCGCCCGCGTCTCCTCCATGATCGGCACCGGGGGCAAATACACCAAATGGATCAAGAGAGCCGCCGGGACCCTGTTCGTCGCCCTCGGCATCCGCCTCGCCCTGGCCGAGCCCGTGAGCTAG
- a CDS encoding DUF134 domain-containing protein — MGRRKIRRMVQREPDATYYKPQGVPMTKLKNATLTFEELEALRLADAQGFSQAEGAEVMGVSRATFGRVLSAARTVVARALTEGLAIRIQGGHYTLADDGVWACPSMETDHASKTDGDEIMPGMKGNGSGAGGGGRCQGGQGRGMGQGGRCGGGRGMGGGGRGMGGKGMSGGNMGMGRAMDNRNPQQTSKDSIMNNIAITSEGPTLDDRVDPRFGRAGGFVIVNPETMEVVQYVDNGSSQAMAQGAGIQAAENVANAGAGVLLTGYVGPKAFDALQAAGIRIGQDVDGLTVREAVNKFKAGGVTMADAANAAAGGNK, encoded by the coding sequence ATGGGACGAAGGAAGATAAGACGGATGGTGCAACGGGAACCCGACGCGACCTATTACAAGCCGCAGGGAGTTCCCATGACCAAATTGAAGAACGCCACCCTGACCTTCGAGGAACTTGAGGCGCTCCGCCTGGCGGATGCTCAGGGGTTCTCTCAGGCCGAGGGGGCCGAAGTCATGGGCGTGTCCAGGGCTACGTTCGGCAGGGTGCTCTCGGCGGCCAGGACAGTTGTCGCCCGGGCGCTGACCGAAGGGTTGGCCATCCGTATTCAGGGGGGACATTACACCCTGGCCGATGACGGAGTGTGGGCATGCCCGTCCATGGAAACGGACCATGCGTCCAAAACCGATGGAGATGAAATTATGCCGGGTATGAAAGGAAACGGATCGGGCGCCGGAGGCGGCGGTCGATGCCAGGGCGGCCAGGGACGTGGCATGGGCCAGGGCGGTCGTTGCGGCGGTGGCCGTGGCATGGGCGGCGGCGGTCGCGGCATGGGCGGCAAGGGCATGAGCGGCGGCAACATGGGTATGGGCCGCGCCATGGACAACCGGAATCCCCAACAAACCTCAAAGGATAGTATTATGAACAATATCGCGATTACCAGTGAAGGCCCCACCCTGGACGACAGGGTCGATCCCCGCTTCGGTCGGGCCGGCGGCTTCGTCATCGTCAACCCCGAAACCATGGAAGTGGTGCAGTACGTGGACAACGGTTCCTCCCAGGCAATGGCCCAGGGCGCGGGAATCCAGGCTGCGGAAAACGTGGCCAACGCGGGCGCCGGGGTGCTCCTGACCGGATACGTCGGCCCCAAGGCCTTCGACGCCCTGCAGGCGGCGGGCATCCGCATCGGCCAGGACGTTGACGGGCTGACCGTGCGCGAGGCCGTGAACAAGTTCAAGGCGGGCGGCGTGACCATGGCCGACGCCGCCAATGCCGCAGCCGGGGGCAACAAGTGA